From Strix uralensis isolate ZFMK-TIS-50842 chromosome 1, bStrUra1, whole genome shotgun sequence, a single genomic window includes:
- the CCN4 gene encoding CCN family member 4 isoform X1 encodes MRWLLPWILATSSILQATAQTSTTMTPTVPTTTEAYTRTQYCKWPCECPKSPPRCSVGVSLVTDGCDCCKTCAKQRGESCNEADTCDFHRGLYCDYSGDRPRYEIGVCAQIVGVGCVLNGVRYNNGDTFQPNCKYNCTCINGAVGCIPMCTNSRPPLVWCPNPKLIKMAGKCCEQWICDDSKKIRKTSPRHISSAAYEGEDEAWQKNCIVHTSPWSPCSKTCGLGISTRISNDNDQCRLVKESRLCNMRPCEVDITKHIKPGKKCLAVYRANEPMNYTISGCVSKSPYRPKYCGVCTDNRCCTPYKSKTIEVRFQCPDGTEFSWKIMWINACFCNLNCKNPNDIFADLAHYHDYSEIAN; translated from the exons GCCACTGCCCAGACCTCCACCACCATGACCCCCACCGTCCCCACCACGACAGAGGCCTACACGCGGACTCAGTACTGTAAGTGGCCATGCGAGTGCCCGAAGTCCCCACCTCGGTGCTCTGTAGGCGTCAGCCTGGTCACAGATGGCTGCGACTGCTGCAAGACATGTGCCAAGCAGCGTGGAGAAAGTTGCAATGAGGCCGACACCTGTGATTTCCACAGGGGCTTGTACTGTGACTACAGTGGAGACAGACCTAGGTACGAAATAGGAGTATGTGCAC AGATTGTCGGTGTAGGATGTGTCCTCAATGGAGTCAGGTATAACAATGGGGACACATTTCAGCCCAACTGCAAATACAACTGCACATGCATTAACGGGGCTGTGGGCTGTATTCCCATGTGCACAAACTCACGTCCTCCCCTTGTTTGGTGCCCAAACCCAAAGCTGATTAAGATGGCAGGGAAGTGCTGCGAGCAGTGGATTTGTGATGACTccaaaaaaatcaggaagacGTCTCCGCGTCACATCTCCTCTGCAG CGTATGAGGGAGAGGATGAAGCCTGGCAGAAGAACTGCATCGTTCACACCTCGCCCTGGAGTCCCTGCTCGAAGACCTGTGGGCTGGGCATCTCCACCAGGATTTCCAACGACAACGACCAGTGCCGGCTCGTGAAGGAAAGCCGCCTGTGCAACATGCGGCCCTGCGAGGTGGATATAACCAAACACATTAAG CCTGGGAAGAAGTGCTTGGCTGTCTACAGGGCCAACGAACCAATGAACTACACCATCTCAGGATGCGTGAGCAAAAGTCCATACAGACCCAAATACTGCGGTGTCTGCACAGACAACAGGTGCTGCACACCCTACAAGTCCAAGACTATTGAAGTGAGGTTTCAGTGCCCAGATGGAACTGAGTTTTCCTGGAAAATCATGTGGATCAATGCTTGTTTTTGCAACCTGAACTGCAAGAACCCCAATGACATCTTTGCTGACTTGGCTCATTACCACGATTACTCTGAAATCGCTAATTAA
- the CCN4 gene encoding CCN family member 4 isoform X2, giving the protein MTPTVPTTTEAYTRTQYCKWPCECPKSPPRCSVGVSLVTDGCDCCKTCAKQRGESCNEADTCDFHRGLYCDYSGDRPRYEIGVCAQIVGVGCVLNGVRYNNGDTFQPNCKYNCTCINGAVGCIPMCTNSRPPLVWCPNPKLIKMAGKCCEQWICDDSKKIRKTSPRHISSAAYEGEDEAWQKNCIVHTSPWSPCSKTCGLGISTRISNDNDQCRLVKESRLCNMRPCEVDITKHIKPGKKCLAVYRANEPMNYTISGCVSKSPYRPKYCGVCTDNRCCTPYKSKTIEVRFQCPDGTEFSWKIMWINACFCNLNCKNPNDIFADLAHYHDYSEIAN; this is encoded by the exons ATGACCCCCACCGTCCCCACCACGACAGAGGCCTACACGCGGACTCAGTACTGTAAGTGGCCATGCGAGTGCCCGAAGTCCCCACCTCGGTGCTCTGTAGGCGTCAGCCTGGTCACAGATGGCTGCGACTGCTGCAAGACATGTGCCAAGCAGCGTGGAGAAAGTTGCAATGAGGCCGACACCTGTGATTTCCACAGGGGCTTGTACTGTGACTACAGTGGAGACAGACCTAGGTACGAAATAGGAGTATGTGCAC AGATTGTCGGTGTAGGATGTGTCCTCAATGGAGTCAGGTATAACAATGGGGACACATTTCAGCCCAACTGCAAATACAACTGCACATGCATTAACGGGGCTGTGGGCTGTATTCCCATGTGCACAAACTCACGTCCTCCCCTTGTTTGGTGCCCAAACCCAAAGCTGATTAAGATGGCAGGGAAGTGCTGCGAGCAGTGGATTTGTGATGACTccaaaaaaatcaggaagacGTCTCCGCGTCACATCTCCTCTGCAG CGTATGAGGGAGAGGATGAAGCCTGGCAGAAGAACTGCATCGTTCACACCTCGCCCTGGAGTCCCTGCTCGAAGACCTGTGGGCTGGGCATCTCCACCAGGATTTCCAACGACAACGACCAGTGCCGGCTCGTGAAGGAAAGCCGCCTGTGCAACATGCGGCCCTGCGAGGTGGATATAACCAAACACATTAAG CCTGGGAAGAAGTGCTTGGCTGTCTACAGGGCCAACGAACCAATGAACTACACCATCTCAGGATGCGTGAGCAAAAGTCCATACAGACCCAAATACTGCGGTGTCTGCACAGACAACAGGTGCTGCACACCCTACAAGTCCAAGACTATTGAAGTGAGGTTTCAGTGCCCAGATGGAACTGAGTTTTCCTGGAAAATCATGTGGATCAATGCTTGTTTTTGCAACCTGAACTGCAAGAACCCCAATGACATCTTTGCTGACTTGGCTCATTACCACGATTACTCTGAAATCGCTAATTAA
- the CCN4 gene encoding CCN family member 4 isoform X3, with protein sequence MAATAARHVPSSVEKVAMRPTPVISTGACTVTTVETDLEIVGVGCVLNGVRYNNGDTFQPNCKYNCTCINGAVGCIPMCTNSRPPLVWCPNPKLIKMAGKCCEQWICDDSKKIRKTSPRHISSAAYEGEDEAWQKNCIVHTSPWSPCSKTCGLGISTRISNDNDQCRLVKESRLCNMRPCEVDITKHIKPGKKCLAVYRANEPMNYTISGCVSKSPYRPKYCGVCTDNRCCTPYKSKTIEVRFQCPDGTEFSWKIMWINACFCNLNCKNPNDIFADLAHYHDYSEIAN encoded by the exons ATGGCTGCGACTGCTGCAAGACATGTGCCAAGCAGCGTGGAGAAAGTTGCAATGAGGCCGACACCTGTGATTTCCACAGGGGCTTGTACTGTGACTACAGTGGAGACAGACCTAG AGATTGTCGGTGTAGGATGTGTCCTCAATGGAGTCAGGTATAACAATGGGGACACATTTCAGCCCAACTGCAAATACAACTGCACATGCATTAACGGGGCTGTGGGCTGTATTCCCATGTGCACAAACTCACGTCCTCCCCTTGTTTGGTGCCCAAACCCAAAGCTGATTAAGATGGCAGGGAAGTGCTGCGAGCAGTGGATTTGTGATGACTccaaaaaaatcaggaagacGTCTCCGCGTCACATCTCCTCTGCAG CGTATGAGGGAGAGGATGAAGCCTGGCAGAAGAACTGCATCGTTCACACCTCGCCCTGGAGTCCCTGCTCGAAGACCTGTGGGCTGGGCATCTCCACCAGGATTTCCAACGACAACGACCAGTGCCGGCTCGTGAAGGAAAGCCGCCTGTGCAACATGCGGCCCTGCGAGGTGGATATAACCAAACACATTAAG CCTGGGAAGAAGTGCTTGGCTGTCTACAGGGCCAACGAACCAATGAACTACACCATCTCAGGATGCGTGAGCAAAAGTCCATACAGACCCAAATACTGCGGTGTCTGCACAGACAACAGGTGCTGCACACCCTACAAGTCCAAGACTATTGAAGTGAGGTTTCAGTGCCCAGATGGAACTGAGTTTTCCTGGAAAATCATGTGGATCAATGCTTGTTTTTGCAACCTGAACTGCAAGAACCCCAATGACATCTTTGCTGACTTGGCTCATTACCACGATTACTCTGAAATCGCTAATTAA